A single region of the candidate division WOR-3 bacterium genome encodes:
- the trmD gene encoding tRNA (guanosine(37)-N1)-methyltransferase TrmD, whose translation MMLVHIITIFPEYFANPINCGVLRIAQEKDIVQIQLINLRDFATDNYRTVDDYPFGGGPGMILKPEPIFKAVESVKKDDSYVILLSPQGRQFNQKLACELSQKKHLVLICGRYKGVDHRVSEYLVNDEISIGDYVLSGGEVAALVILEATIRLLPGVVGDRDSVDSDSFSSGLLDAPYYTRPQDFRGYKVPDVLVSGDHKKIKEWRRQQALKLTQQKRPDLLKVKSTSQNENDCSEVC comes from the coding sequence CTGATGCTAGTCCACATCATTACAATTTTCCCCGAATATTTTGCTAATCCGATTAACTGCGGCGTTTTACGAATTGCCCAAGAAAAAGATATTGTCCAAATTCAACTTATCAATCTCCGAGATTTTGCTACGGATAATTATCGCACGGTTGACGATTATCCGTTTGGTGGCGGACCGGGAATGATTTTAAAACCAGAACCAATTTTTAAGGCCGTGGAAAGCGTAAAAAAAGATGATTCGTATGTAATTCTTCTATCACCCCAAGGACGACAGTTCAACCAAAAACTGGCTTGTGAATTATCGCAAAAAAAACATTTAGTTTTAATCTGCGGCCGGTATAAAGGAGTTGACCATCGAGTGAGTGAATATTTGGTTAATGATGAGATTTCGATTGGTGACTATGTCTTATCCGGCGGCGAAGTTGCGGCATTAGTTATCTTAGAAGCAACAATAAGACTCCTTCCCGGTGTAGTTGGCGACCGAGACTCGGTTGATTCGGATTCTTTTAGTTCAGGATTATTAGATGCACCATATTATACTCGGCCTCAAGATTTTCGTGGCTATAAAGTTCCCGATGTTTTAGTCTCTGGTGACCATAAAAAGATTAAAGAATGGCGAAGACAACAAGCATTAAAATTAACCCAACAAAAACGACCGGACTTATTAAAGGTTAAGTCTACAAGCCAGAATGAAAACGATTGTTCAGAAGTATGCTAA
- the pstB gene encoding phosphate ABC transporter ATP-binding protein PstB, protein MVTNKNNQCVDICDLLCVKDLNLWFGEKHVLKNINMSTPCKKLTAIIGPSGCGKSTLIRCFNRMNDLIPEAKIKGSILIDGVDIYSDKIDIYELRMKVGMVFQKPNPFPKSILENVLFGLKIKGKLSKSQMMEKVEKSLRDAWLWDEVKDRLHDNAFSLSGGQQQRLCIARALATDPEIILLDEPTSALDPQSTAKIEDLLVELKNNVTIIQVTHNIAQAARISDYIAFIYLGELVEFDLTEKIMTTPKDKRTEAYLTGKFG, encoded by the coding sequence ATGGTAACAAATAAAAACAACCAATGTGTTGATATTTGTGATTTGTTATGTGTCAAGGACCTTAATTTGTGGTTTGGCGAAAAACATGTCTTAAAAAATATCAATATGTCAACACCATGTAAAAAACTGACCGCAATTATTGGTCCTTCTGGTTGCGGTAAATCCACTTTAATTCGATGTTTTAATCGAATGAATGACTTGATTCCTGAAGCCAAAATAAAAGGCAGTATTTTAATTGATGGCGTTGACATCTACTCGGATAAGATTGATATTTATGAATTACGGATGAAAGTCGGTATGGTCTTTCAAAAACCGAATCCATTTCCGAAATCTATCTTAGAAAATGTCTTATTCGGGTTAAAAATCAAAGGCAAATTATCTAAAAGTCAAATGATGGAAAAGGTAGAAAAGAGTTTGCGGGATGCTTGGTTGTGGGATGAAGTCAAAGACCGCTTACACGATAATGCGTTCAGTTTATCTGGCGGACAACAGCAACGGTTATGCATTGCTCGGGCTTTAGCCACTGACCCAGAAATCATTCTCTTAGATGAGCCAACTTCTGCTTTAGACCCACAGTCAACGGCTAAAATTGAAGATTTGCTTGTGGAATTAAAAAACAATGTCACCATAATTCAAGTCACTCATAATATTGCTCAAGCCGCTCGCATCTCGGATTATATTGCCTTTATCTATTTAGGCGAACTGGTGGAATTCGATTTGACGGAAAAGATTATGACGACTCCCAAAGACAAAAGGACTGAGGCCTATCTTACAGGAAAGTTTGGCTAA
- a CDS encoding M14 family zinc carboxypeptidase: MKKKFYIIGLLLIFFSISVVNAKTMIVRVYAKNYQELSRHIDFKYTNIEIAGAKPQEWYELIVESEDYPTVLTSGLKSQVIIEDLELQKAEILSRAQYRSLDSVNLMLRSFVSSAPQICVLESLGLSYENRQIYGVKISDNPSISEPQEPGVFFCGLHHAREWATIEMCLFIIDSILRGYRTVPEIQNLVNNHEIWVFPVINPDGYYYDYPLRRSWRKNRQPFGGSIGTDLNRNYLGACNGDRFGLWGALTSGAQSSHSPSSETFMGQFGASSPEIKALVNFFRTHNINASLSFHSYSELVLWPWGYQNIPTPDNTLYQRVGTQMANMIQKLSGGTYTPQQSPLLYPVSSGSDDWIYGWNKFVNGVPCLAFTNEIGTSFYQALTDVDHIIRQNFKAVVFLTNFSDSVRILMKGYVPPPQINVPDTSTSSNFVVSWKPKNPEFNTPNMWELQELSNYSVFQDQFDTLLPAWQVQGFILSNRRAYSGLRSMYSDSANNISNYIRTTYPYLVNPGDSLTFWCWYNLERNYDVAVAEVSFNTREWFQLGTRMTDTSGGWRRIAYSLEPYVGKSIFIQFRVMTDGSVLKNGFYLDDVYPVPMFNNTRIISSNITDTFYSVAVSQPGHYWYRVRGHNVTNGWGEYSMLDGVEVLSTALAETKKKDYITFNIMPNLFSDNTLIKYSVPYESKVVLKLYDITGRERVQLANHIHKPGMYQINWQRTDNLRKKLPSGIYFLKLNIDEKRFTKRIIVL; the protein is encoded by the coding sequence ATGAAGAAGAAGTTTTATATTATCGGATTATTATTAATCTTTTTTAGCATTTCTGTAGTAAATGCTAAGACAATGATTGTCCGAGTTTATGCAAAAAATTACCAAGAACTATCAAGACATATTGACTTTAAGTATACCAACATTGAAATTGCTGGGGCTAAACCACAAGAATGGTATGAACTAATCGTAGAATCTGAAGATTACCCCACAGTACTGACATCAGGATTGAAAAGTCAAGTTATAATTGAAGATTTAGAACTCCAGAAAGCGGAAATTCTTTCCCGAGCCCAATATCGCAGTTTAGATTCAGTGAATTTAATGTTAAGAAGTTTTGTCAGTTCCGCACCTCAGATTTGTGTTTTGGAAAGCCTTGGCCTGTCTTACGAAAATCGTCAAATATACGGTGTGAAAATCTCTGATAATCCCAGTATTTCCGAACCCCAAGAACCCGGTGTCTTCTTTTGCGGGCTACATCATGCTCGAGAATGGGCAACAATAGAAATGTGCCTTTTTATTATTGATTCCATCCTTCGGGGTTATCGAACTGTTCCAGAAATTCAAAATTTAGTTAATAATCACGAAATCTGGGTCTTTCCAGTTATCAACCCTGATGGCTATTATTATGACTATCCTTTACGACGCTCGTGGCGTAAGAATCGACAACCATTTGGTGGCTCGATTGGCACAGATTTGAACCGTAACTATCTTGGCGCGTGTAATGGTGACCGATTTGGACTTTGGGGCGCTTTAACCTCTGGTGCCCAAAGTTCTCATTCACCTTCCAGCGAAACCTTTATGGGACAATTTGGTGCGTCCAGTCCGGAAATAAAAGCCCTGGTTAACTTCTTTAGAACCCATAATATCAATGCCTCTTTATCATTTCATTCTTATTCAGAACTGGTTCTCTGGCCTTGGGGTTATCAAAATATTCCAACGCCTGATAATACCTTATATCAACGAGTCGGCACGCAAATGGCAAATATGATTCAAAAATTATCCGGCGGCACCTATACTCCGCAACAGAGTCCTTTACTTTATCCGGTCTCCAGTGGCAGTGATGATTGGATATACGGTTGGAATAAATTTGTTAATGGTGTTCCTTGTCTGGCTTTTACTAATGAAATCGGCACTTCATTTTACCAAGCACTCACTGATGTTGACCATATCATAAGACAGAATTTCAAGGCCGTGGTCTTCTTGACAAATTTTTCTGATAGCGTCAGAATTTTAATGAAAGGTTATGTGCCACCACCACAAATAAATGTACCTGACACAAGCACCTCAAGTAATTTTGTTGTCTCTTGGAAGCCCAAAAATCCAGAGTTTAATACGCCAAATATGTGGGAACTGCAAGAATTATCAAATTACAGTGTTTTTCAAGACCAATTTGATACGCTCTTACCAGCCTGGCAAGTTCAAGGATTTATATTAAGCAACCGAAGAGCATACTCGGGTTTAAGAAGTATGTATTCAGATTCAGCCAATAACATTTCCAACTATATTCGCACAACTTATCCTTATTTAGTTAATCCTGGCGACTCTTTGACTTTCTGGTGTTGGTATAATCTTGAAAGAAACTATGATGTTGCAGTTGCTGAAGTCTCTTTTAATACTCGAGAATGGTTCCAATTAGGAACTCGCATGACCGATACTTCTGGTGGTTGGAGAAGAATTGCTTATTCTTTAGAGCCATATGTCGGCAAATCAATCTTCATCCAATTTAGAGTAATGACTGATGGCAGTGTTTTGAAAAATGGATTCTATCTTGATGATGTCTATCCAGTGCCGATGTTTAATAACACTCGCATCATCTCTTCTAATATAACTGACACTTTTTATTCAGTTGCTGTATCTCAACCCGGACATTACTGGTATCGAGTGCGAGGCCATAATGTAACAAATGGCTGGGGTGAATATAGTATGCTCGATGGTGTTGAGGTTTTGTCAACTGCTCTTGCCGAAACCAAAAAGAAAGATTATATTACTTTCAATATAATGCCAAATCTTTTCTCAGACAATACCCTGATTAAATATAGTGTGCCTTATGAAAGTAAAGTTGTCTTAAAATTATATGATATTACTGGTCGAGAGCGCGTGCAATTAGCCAATCACATCCATAAACCAGGGATGTATCAAATCAATTGGCAAAGAACCGATAACTTACGAAAGAAATTACCTTCAGGTATATACTTTCTTAAACTAAATATCGACGAAAAAAGATTCACTAAACGAATCATAGTCTTATAA
- a CDS encoding YraN family protein — protein MHGKDAKMKELGKKGESLAEKYLEKQGFKILAKNYRCPLGEIDIIAKEQDTIVFIEVKTRHSDFIAEPFESVGRKKQMKLRNLAEHYLAEKDWENCEIRFDVLSIVSSDRDEKIEHIKNAF, from the coding sequence TTGCATGGAAAAGACGCTAAAATGAAGGAACTGGGTAAAAAAGGAGAATCTTTAGCCGAAAAGTATCTGGAAAAACAGGGTTTTAAGATCTTAGCCAAGAATTATCGCTGTCCTTTAGGTGAAATTGATATTATTGCTAAAGAACAAGATACGATTGTATTCATTGAAGTAAAAACCCGACATTCAGATTTTATTGCCGAACCATTTGAAAGTGTTGGCAGGAAAAAACAAATGAAATTAAGAAATTTAGCCGAGCATTATCTGGCAGAAAAAGATTGGGAAAATTGTGAAATAAGATTTGATGTCTTAAGTATTGTTAGTAGTGATAGGGATGAAAAGATTGAGCATATTAAAAATGCCTTTTAA
- the pstA gene encoding phosphate ABC transporter permease PstA gives MKLKRRLNQAVWLILVRIALLISILFLIIFLVMILAKGSKVLSISFLTQPPKEGMTAGGIFPAILGTFYLVLLTIIVALPLGVFAAIYLSEYAQSGHLVNIIRTAINTLAGVPSIVFGLFGLAIFVNMFGFGVSILSGSLTLAILILPIIINASEEAIKMVPDSFRQAAYALGATKRQTITKVVLPTALPNILTGAIISVGRAAGETAPILFTAATFYTRKLPTSILDEVMALPYHIYALMTEGTAPKQQVPIAYGTSVVLLLLVLTVNLVAIIIRYRIRKRKKW, from the coding sequence ATGAAACTGAAACGCAGATTAAATCAGGCAGTCTGGCTTATCTTAGTGCGCATAGCCCTTCTAATTAGTATCTTGTTTTTAATCATATTCTTAGTAATGATATTGGCTAAAGGCAGTAAGGTCTTATCGATTTCTTTCTTAACTCAACCGCCCAAAGAAGGAATGACTGCGGGTGGTATTTTCCCGGCAATTTTAGGAACTTTTTATTTAGTGCTCTTAACAATTATTGTTGCATTGCCCTTAGGCGTATTTGCGGCAATCTATTTATCCGAATATGCCCAATCTGGACATTTGGTCAATATTATCCGCACCGCAATTAATACCTTAGCCGGTGTGCCTTCGATTGTCTTTGGACTTTTCGGCTTGGCGATATTTGTTAATATGTTCGGTTTTGGCGTATCTATCTTATCTGGTTCTTTGACCTTAGCAATTTTAATTTTACCGATTATTATCAATGCCAGTGAAGAAGCAATTAAGATGGTACCGGATAGTTTTCGCCAAGCGGCATATGCCTTAGGTGCCACTAAAAGACAAACCATTACTAAAGTAGTATTACCGACTGCTCTGCCGAATATTCTAACCGGTGCAATTATTAGCGTTGGGCGGGCAGCAGGTGAAACCGCACCAATTCTTTTTACCGCAGCAACATTTTATACCCGAAAATTGCCGACTTCAATTCTTGACGAAGTAATGGCTTTGCCTTACCATATCTATGCTTTAATGACTGAAGGCACGGCTCCTAAACAGCAAGTACCCATTGCCTATGGCACTTCAGTTGTTTTATTGCTTTTAGTATTAACCGTTAATTTAGTCGCAATAATTATTCGATACCGAATTAGAAAGAGAAAAAAATGGTAA
- the rplS gene encoding 50S ribosomal protein L19 produces MAKEKKVKEKKAKETPERIIAPDIRPGSIVKVTHKIVEGDKERLVTFQGTVIKMRGVGESKTITVRKISRGIGVERIFPLHSPIITKIEVKKQTKVRRAKLYYLREKKGQEAKLKEG; encoded by the coding sequence ATGGCTAAAGAAAAGAAAGTTAAAGAGAAGAAGGCAAAAGAAACACCAGAAAGAATCATTGCACCAGATATTAGACCAGGCTCAATTGTAAAAGTTACTCATAAAATTGTCGAAGGCGATAAAGAGCGATTAGTTACTTTTCAAGGCACAGTAATTAAAATGCGTGGGGTTGGTGAAAGCAAAACCATCACCGTCCGCAAAATTAGTCGCGGTATCGGTGTTGAGCGCATTTTCCCTTTGCATTCACCAATTATAACTAAAATTGAAGTTAAAAAACAGACCAAAGTCAGACGAGCGAAACTCTATTATCTCAGAGAGAAAAAAGGACAAGAAGCCAAATTAAAAGAAGGATAG
- a CDS encoding YifB family Mg chelatase-like AAA ATPase, whose product MLAKVYSASIFGIDAYIVDVEVDMSYGLHSFVIVGLPDNAVKESQHRVTAAIKNSGYKLPVRRITVNLAPADIKKEGAIFDLPIAIGMLLALGVFRSNILSKFLILGELSLDGTLRPIRGAISMAMAARDMNFSGIILPKENGPEAALVKGANVYPAENLVEVIQFLSGTKTIEPLKSDFEDVFQSASDYSVDFAEVKGQEHAKRALEVAAAGGHNILMLGPPGTGKTMLARRLPTILPKMELEESLETTKIHSVAGTLAPNQPIVATRPFRSPHHSISEAGLIGGGAYPRPGEVSLANNGVLFLDELPEFHRDVLESLRQPLEDGFVTIGRAKSTITYPARFMLIASMNPCPCGFFSDPHKECTCTIHMIKKYRAKISGPLLDRIDVHIEVPSIKYESLAKKEPGEPSEKIRQRVNKAREIQLERFKEIKKKKPIYCNSQMETKEIRKFCEIDSTSEGLLKNAIDRVGLSARAYDRILKVARTIADLEGSINIKPAHISEAIQYRNFDRSLM is encoded by the coding sequence ATGTTAGCAAAAGTCTATTCAGCCAGCATTTTTGGCATTGATGCTTATATTGTTGATGTGGAAGTTGATATGAGTTATGGGTTGCATTCTTTTGTGATTGTGGGCTTACCAGATAATGCGGTCAAAGAGTCGCAACATCGAGTAACCGCAGCAATAAAAAATTCCGGATATAAACTTCCGGTGCGCAGAATTACAGTTAATTTAGCTCCAGCCGACATTAAAAAAGAAGGCGCAATCTTTGATTTACCAATTGCCATTGGAATGCTATTAGCCTTAGGTGTGTTTCGTTCTAACATTCTCTCAAAATTTTTAATTCTTGGCGAACTCTCCCTTGATGGAACTTTGCGTCCAATCCGAGGAGCAATCTCAATGGCAATGGCAGCAAGAGATATGAATTTTTCGGGTATTATTTTACCTAAAGAAAACGGACCAGAAGCAGCATTAGTAAAGGGCGCAAATGTTTATCCCGCAGAAAATTTAGTTGAAGTAATTCAATTCTTGTCTGGCACAAAGACAATTGAACCATTGAAATCCGATTTTGAAGATGTTTTTCAGTCCGCATCAGATTATAGTGTCGATTTTGCTGAAGTGAAAGGACAAGAACACGCTAAAAGGGCATTAGAAGTAGCCGCGGCTGGCGGTCATAATATTTTAATGTTAGGTCCACCGGGAACTGGTAAGACAATGTTGGCTCGAAGATTACCGACAATTCTTCCTAAAATGGAATTGGAAGAATCGTTAGAAACAACTAAAATTCACAGTGTTGCTGGCACTTTAGCGCCGAATCAACCAATTGTTGCGACTCGTCCGTTTCGTTCACCGCACCATTCAATTTCTGAAGCCGGATTAATTGGTGGTGGTGCTTATCCCAGGCCAGGTGAGGTATCTTTAGCAAATAACGGAGTTCTATTTTTAGATGAGTTGCCGGAATTTCACCGTGATGTTTTAGAATCATTGCGTCAACCATTAGAAGATGGCTTTGTTACCATTGGTCGGGCAAAATCAACTATCACTTATCCGGCCCGGTTTATGTTAATTGCTTCAATGAATCCTTGTCCTTGTGGATTTTTCTCAGACCCACATAAAGAATGCACTTGCACGATTCATATGATAAAAAAATACCGAGCCAAGATTTCCGGTCCACTTTTAGATAGAATTGATGTCCATATTGAAGTGCCATCCATTAAATATGAGTCATTAGCCAAAAAAGAGCCCGGAGAACCATCAGAAAAGATTCGCCAGCGGGTAAATAAAGCCCGAGAAATCCAATTAGAACGGTTTAAGGAGATAAAGAAGAAAAAGCCAATTTATTGTAATAGCCAAATGGAGACAAAAGAGATTCGGAAGTTCTGTGAGATTGATTCAACCAGTGAAGGATTATTAAAAAATGCGATTGACCGAGTTGGGTTATCTGCCCGGGCATATGATAGAATCTTAAAAGTTGCCCGGACAATTGCTGATTTAGAAGGAAGTATTAACATTAAACCTGCCCACATCTCTGAGGCTATCCAATATCGGAATTTTGATAGAAGTTTGATGTAA
- the phoU gene encoding phosphate signaling complex protein PhoU codes for MMLLDMKLLALKKSLIDYATLVEHMIDKVMTGLLKKEKSLLQELIDKDEPKTNQLELEVEELGTNLIAQYEPKAKDLRIVLMVLKINNDLERIGDHLVNIAESALYLIERPQVKPLIDIPKMADLVIKMLKDSITAFVNEDAKLAQSVCEQDSVVDSLLEQVIRELITYMTSDPKTIERSLHLIRIAHNLERIADLSTNISEDVIFIVEGRVIKHHKM; via the coding sequence ATGATGTTATTAGATATGAAATTGTTGGCATTAAAAAAATCGTTAATCGATTATGCGACGCTGGTTGAGCATATGATTGATAAAGTAATGACCGGACTCCTGAAAAAAGAGAAATCCCTATTACAAGAACTGATTGATAAGGATGAACCCAAAACCAACCAATTAGAATTAGAAGTAGAAGAACTTGGTACTAATCTTATTGCCCAATATGAACCTAAGGCGAAAGACTTAAGAATTGTCTTGATGGTTCTGAAAATTAATAATGATTTAGAACGAATCGGTGACCATTTAGTTAATATTGCTGAAAGCGCTTTATATCTAATCGAACGACCACAGGTTAAACCTTTAATTGATATTCCGAAAATGGCTGATTTAGTAATTAAGATGCTCAAAGATAGTATCACGGCATTTGTCAATGAGGATGCAAAATTAGCCCAATCAGTATGTGAACAGGATTCAGTGGTCGATAGTTTATTAGAACAAGTGATTCGCGAATTGATAACTTATATGACCTCGGACCCGAAAACGATTGAGCGCTCGTTGCATTTAATTCGGATTGCCCATAATCTGGAGCGCATTGCTGACCTCTCAACTAATATCAGCGAGGATGTGATATTTATTGTTGAAGGACGGGTAATTAAACACCATAAAATGTGA
- a CDS encoding ribonuclease HII — MKATPDWKLWQKGIIFCGVDEVGRGALAGPVFAAAVILPPFSFFPEIKDSKQLTPKARERFYSMIIRKAIAYGIGKASVKEIDKLNIRNAAFLAMQRAIENLKYKFDLALIDGFAIPHLEIPNQGIINGDEKSLSIACASIIAKVSRDRLMARLHQKYPAYNFIENKGYPTEFHRKVLMEIGPSAIHRKGFTPVRLVLEKFQFYESIK; from the coding sequence TTGAAAGCAACCCCAGATTGGAAACTTTGGCAGAAAGGTATTATTTTTTGTGGTGTCGATGAGGTTGGCCGAGGTGCTTTGGCTGGACCAGTCTTTGCCGCCGCAGTAATATTACCTCCTTTTTCTTTTTTTCCAGAAATCAAAGATTCTAAACAACTAACACCGAAAGCGCGAGAGAGATTTTATTCAATGATAATTAGAAAGGCAATAGCCTATGGAATCGGTAAAGCAAGTGTCAAAGAGATTGATAAACTCAATATCCGTAATGCCGCATTTTTAGCAATGCAGAGAGCAATAGAAAACCTGAAATATAAATTTGATTTAGCACTAATCGACGGATTTGCGATTCCTCATCTCGAGATTCCTAACCAAGGAATTATTAATGGCGACGAAAAAAGTCTTTCAATTGCTTGTGCCTCAATTATTGCCAAAGTTAGTCGGGACCGACTGATGGCAAGACTGCACCAAAAATATCCGGCATACAATTTTATTGAAAATAAAGGCTATCCCACGGAATTTCACCGAAAAGTTCTGATGGAAATTGGACCGTCAGCAATTCATCGGAAAGGTTTTACTCCAGTGCGTTTGGTGTTAGAAAAATTTCAGTTTTATGAATCGATTAAGTAA
- a CDS encoding T9SS type A sorting domain-containing protein: protein MRLSVICLLLFFSAVNANPIIITYINEIQTAPDNQEAIELHLTPYGFSYPINIGGWTIQSRAGMATINPGIIIPLDGYVIINRSNTTGIFQLNETIDTISLYNNFGWLSDRVIWPYDPTNWQTIPTPPYNGSACLYRSPAWSSMYWDRINWYIDSTPTIGLPNDNWSSISGTVLNSQGQPLINRPVEADGPTGGMTCLTDSNGNYTIAGLGQGKYWITVWNSSNQPAGSYPDSVYVGYSQNVSGINITIPTMSIKKEDSYLAQSLLFSIPNPIKSNSLISLPLKKNLVGKIYDAKGILVKTIPNNQNQFELNLSSGIYFLKINSGKQTFTRKIISIK, encoded by the coding sequence ATGAGATTAAGTGTAATTTGTTTATTATTATTTTTTTCTGCCGTCAATGCTAACCCAATTATTATAACCTATATTAATGAAATTCAAACCGCACCAGATAATCAAGAAGCAATTGAACTTCATTTAACTCCATATGGATTTTCTTACCCAATAAATATTGGCGGTTGGACCATTCAGTCTCGTGCTGGAATGGCAACAATTAATCCAGGAATAATAATTCCTCTTGATGGCTATGTAATTATTAATCGTTCTAACACCACAGGGATTTTTCAATTAAACGAGACCATAGATACTATAAGCCTTTACAACAATTTCGGCTGGCTTTCGGACCGAGTTATTTGGCCCTACGACCCAACAAATTGGCAAACGATTCCAACACCACCTTATAATGGTAGTGCGTGTCTTTATCGTAGCCCGGCTTGGAGTTCAATGTATTGGGACAGAATTAACTGGTATATTGACTCTACTCCAACTATAGGTTTACCCAACGATAATTGGAGTTCAATTTCCGGCACAGTGCTTAATTCCCAAGGTCAGCCACTTATAAATCGTCCAGTAGAGGCAGATGGTCCTACTGGCGGAATGACTTGTTTAACTGATTCTAATGGAAATTATACTATTGCGGGTTTAGGCCAAGGCAAGTATTGGATAACAGTCTGGAACTCTTCTAATCAACCAGCAGGTAGCTATCCGGATTCGGTCTATGTCGGATATAGTCAAAATGTTTCGGGCATAAATATAACAATACCAACGATGAGTATTAAAAAAGAAGACTCTTATTTAGCCCAATCTCTTCTGTTTTCTATTCCTAATCCCATAAAAAGTAATTCTTTGATTTCTTTGCCCTTAAAGAAAAATCTTGTTGGAAAAATCTATGATGCGAAAGGCATTTTAGTTAAAACAATACCCAATAATCAAAACCAATTCGAATTGAATCTTTCTTCGGGAATCTATTTTCTTAAGATTAATTCCGGAAAACAAACTTTTACTCGCAAGATTATCTCAATAAAGTAG
- a CDS encoding KH domain-containing protein has protein sequence MKELIEYMAKALVDHPEKVSIKEIAGEKTLIYELRVGEGDLGKIIGKEGRTAKAMRAIITAAAMKQGKRAQLEILE, from the coding sequence ATGAAAGAACTGATTGAATATATGGCAAAAGCCCTTGTCGACCATCCAGAAAAGGTTTCCATTAAGGAAATCGCCGGGGAAAAAACTTTAATTTATGAATTAAGGGTTGGCGAAGGCGACCTCGGCAAAATTATCGGAAAAGAAGGGCGCACGGCAAAAGCAATGCGAGCGATTATTACTGCCGCCGCAATGAAACAAGGAAAACGCGCTCAACTCGAAATCTTAGAATAA
- the pstC gene encoding phosphate ABC transporter permease subunit PstC, with amino-acid sequence MMKFKESLFKYLALFAALCSVIFLFGIIFSIFKEGYPIFKIYGIIKFLFTTSWHPTHDEPSYGILALLVGSFIVTAGSLIVAIPLGVGSAIYLSEIAGFKTREVLKPFVELLAGIPSVIYGLFGMAFLAPFVMRLFNLSTGLNAFTASIILGIMVVPIIASISEDAISSIPNELREASYALGANKWETIYKVILPAAKSGIYASIILGFGRAIGETMLVLMVAGGSAIIPKSIFSPVRPMTATIAAEMGETVVGSEHYHALFGIAIVLFVITFISNLITESIKRKVMRSQNL; translated from the coding sequence CGGTTATCTTTCTCTTTGGTATTATTTTTAGCATTTTTAAGGAAGGTTATCCCATCTTTAAAATCTACGGGATTATAAAATTTCTGTTTACAACCAGTTGGCATCCGACTCATGATGAACCGAGTTATGGAATTTTGGCATTACTTGTTGGGTCATTTATTGTAACTGCTGGTTCTTTAATTGTCGCAATTCCTTTAGGTGTTGGCTCTGCAATATATTTATCGGAAATCGCTGGTTTCAAAACTCGCGAAGTCTTAAAGCCTTTTGTTGAACTTTTGGCTGGCATTCCCTCAGTAATTTATGGCTTGTTTGGAATGGCGTTTTTAGCACCATTTGTAATGCGGTTATTTAATCTTTCAACTGGACTAAATGCTTTTACGGCTTCAATAATTTTAGGTATTATGGTTGTGCCAATTATTGCCAGTATTTCTGAAGATGCTATCTCATCAATTCCTAATGAGTTGCGCGAGGCGTCTTATGCCTTGGGTGCAAATAAATGGGAAACAATTTATAAAGTTATTTTACCTGCAGCCAAATCGGGCATCTATGCCAGCATCATACTCGGTTTTGGTCGGGCAATTGGTGAGACGATGCTTGTGTTAATGGTGGCTGGTGGTTCGGCAATAATTCCTAAGTCAATTTTTTCTCCAGTCCGACCTATGACCGCAACGATTGCAGCAGAAATGGGTGAGACTGTAGTAGGTAGTGAACATTATCATGCATTATTTGGCATTGCCATCGTCCTGTTTGTCATCACTTTCATCTCCAATTTAATTACTGAATCAATCAAAAGAAAAGTGATGCGGTCACAAAACCTATGA